A window of the Megalopta genalis isolate 19385.01 chromosome 2, iyMegGena1_principal, whole genome shotgun sequence genome harbors these coding sequences:
- the LOC117230047 gene encoding putative RNA-binding protein Luc7-like 2 isoform X3: protein MDLGECPQIHDLALRADYEAAQKKKDHFYDIDAMEHLQNFIADCDRRTEQAKQRLAETQEELSAEVAAKANNVHVLAEEIGKKLAKAEQLGEEGFVEESMKLMGEIDELRKKKNEAEQEYRNSMPASSYQQQKLRVCEVCSAYLGIHDNDRRLADHFGGKLHLGFIKIREKLAELQKTVEERRKEKRESLLDRRRDRDRDDRDRDRDRSDRRGGLGYREKDRDRDRERDRERDRERDRDRDRDRERDRDRDRDRDRERDRDRDRDRERRDRDRRKSRSRSRSRGKRSKRSRSSSRSRRSRSRRSGSNDRKR, encoded by the exons ATCGAT GCCATGGAACACCTACAGAATTTTATTGCTGACTGTGATCGTCGCACagagcaggcgaaacaacgattaGCAGAAACTCAAGAAGAACTTAGTGCTGAGGTAGCAGCGAAAGCAAACAACGTTCACGTTCTCGCAGAAGAAATTGGTAAAAAATTGGCCAAGGCTGAGCAGCTCGGAGAAGAAGGTTTCGTGGAGGAGTCCATGAAGCTCATGGGTGAGATAGACGAGTTACGAAAAAAGAAGAACGAGGCTGAGCAAGAATACCGCAATAGCATGCCAGCATCCAGTTACCAACAACAAAAATTGAGGGTATGCGAGGTGTGCAGCGCATATCTCGGAATTCACGATAATGACAGGCGACTTGCTGATCACTTTGGTGGGAAACTTCATTTGGGTTTCATCAAGATTCGTGAAAAATTGGCCGAACTACAGAAGACTGTGGAAGAAAGACGTAAAGAGAAACGCGAGTCGCTGTTAGATAGACGAAGAGACAGGGACAGAGATGACCGTGACAGAGACCGCGATAGATCGGATCGACGTGGAGGATTGGGTTACAGAGAAAAGGATCGCGACCGCGATCGCGAACGTGACCGCGAACGCGACCGTGAACGCGACCGTGATCGCGACCGTGATCGCGAACGTGATCGTGATCGTGATAGGGATCGCGACCGCGAACGTGATCGAGACCGCGATCGTGATCGTGAACGCAGAGACAGAGATAGGAGAAAGTCACGATCTCGCAGCCGCAGTCGTGGTAAGAG ATCTAAACGTTCACGCAGTAGTAGCCGTAGCCGTCGATCTCGGTCTCGCCGTAGTGGATCTAATGATCGAAAAAGATAA